The genomic DNA TTTGCATGCTGCTGTCGCTCGGCTATGTCGCATTGCAGGTCAACGATATGTTCGTGCTGGTCGCCGCCCTGATGGTGGCGGGCGCCACCGCAGGCTTCCTGATCTGGAACTATCCGGTCGGACTGATCTTCCTGGGCGATGGCGGTGCCTACTTCATCGGTTTCATGCTGGGTGAGCTGGCGCTGCTGCTGGTCATGCGCAATCCGCAGGTATCCACTTGGTATGCGGCGTTGCTGCTGATCTACCCAGCCTTTGAAACGCTATTTTCCGTTTATCGCCGCATGTTTATCCGGGGTAAATCGCCCGCCATGCCCGACGGTATTCATTTGCACAGCCTGATCTTCCGCCGCGTGGTGCAGTGGGCGGTAGGGCGTCGCGACGCCCGCGCCTTGATGCGGCGCAATTCCCTGACGTCGCCTTATCTCTGGATGTTCTCGCTGATGGCCGTTATTCCCGCTACGGTATTCTGGAGTCACACCTGGGTGCTGATGCTTTTCTGCTGCCTGTTCATTATCAGTTATGTGTGGTTATATGTTCGCATCGTCCGCTTTAAAGCGCCGCGCTGGATGATCCGCCACAAAAGAAACTAGTATTTTCTGAAAGTTGGTGTATATTTCGGTCAGAATCACGTATCCCACGGGCTTCAGTACTTCAATATAAAGGACCATACGATGGATCTGTCGAATATGTCGGCTTCCGAATTGCGCCAACTGCAGGAGCAGATCGGCCGCGAACTGAAAAAACGCGAAACCCAGGACCTGCAAAAAGCGCGGGAACAGATATTCGCGATCGCCCAGCGCGTGGGCCTGCCGCTGAAAGACCTGATCGCCACCGGCGGTCGCGGCAAGGGCAGCACCGTCGCGGCACGTTACCGCAACCCGGACGACACCACGCAGCAATGGACCGGTCGCGGCCGCCAGCCGAAATGGGTCAAGGAATGGGTCGATTCGGGCAAGGCGATCGACGACCTGCGTATCTGAAAAGCGGAACCCGCCGGGGACAGGCACCTGTCTATGGGTCTTCGACCCGTAGACAGGTGCCTGTCCCCTTTTGGTTGCTGCCGATGGTCCGGTGGGACGACACTTGCCTGATAACGGTATCGCACTTACTATACCGATGTTTCCAATCTTGAAAGCCTGCCGCCAGCGCGGCCACGGCACACCTACTTACACCTATGGTCTCCCTGTCCAAATCCATCTTCAAAGCTTACGATATCCGCGGCATCATCGATAAAACGCTGGATGCGGGCATCGCCCGCAAGATCGGCCACGCCTTCGGCCTGGCCGCCGTTGCGCGCGGCGAAAAGAGCGTCGTGATCGGCCGTGACGGCCGCCTGTCCGGCCCCGCGCTTGCTGCCGCCCTGGCCGAAGGCCTGCAATCGGCCGGCGTGGACGTGATCGACCTGGGTGTCGTGGCCACGCCGATGGTGTACTTCGGCACCAACGTGCTGGAAACGAAGTCCGGCATCATGGTCACGGGCAGCCACAATCCGCCTGACTACAACGGCTTCAAGATGGTGCTGGCCGGCGAGGCGATCTACGGCGACGCCATCACGGGCCTGTACGAAAGCATCGGCCGTGACGAAGGCAAGGTGGCCGCGCAGCCGGGCGCCTACCGCACGCACGACATCCGCGCGGCCTACCTGGAGCGCATCATCGGCGACGTGAAAGTGGCGCGCCCCATCAAGATCGCCGTGGACTGCGGCAACGGCGTGGCTGGCGCCTTCGCCGGCGACCTGTATCGCGGCATGGGCTGCGAGGTCATCGAGCTGTTCTGCGAAGTGGACGGCAACTTCCCCAACCACCACCCGGACCCGGCGCATCCGGAAAACCTGCAGGACCTGATCCGCTGCCTGCAAGAGACCGATGCCGAGATCGGCCTGGCGTTCGATGGCGACGGCGACCGCCTGGGCCTCGTCACGAAGGACGGCCAGATCATCTACCCGGACCGCCAGATGATGCTGTTCGCGGCCGAGGTACTGTCCCGTAATCCGGGCGAACAGATCCTGTATGACGTGAAATGCACGCGCCACCTGGCACCGTACATCGAGAAAGCCGGCGGCAAGCCGCTGATGTACAAGACGGGCCACTCGCTGGTCAAGGCCAAGCTGAAGGAAACCGGCGCGCCGCTGGGCGGCGAGATGAGCGGCCATATCTTCTTCAAGGACCGCTGGTACGGCTTCGACGACGGCCTGTATGCCGGCGCGCGCATGCTGGAAATCCTGACCAAGGAACAGGACCCGTCCGCGCTGCTGAACGCGCTGCCGCAATCGGACAGCACGCCGGAACTGCACCTGCACCTGAACGAAGGCGAGAACTTCGCGCTGATGGACAAGCTGCGCAGCGACGCCACCTTCCCGGGCAATCGCCAGATCATCACGATCGACGGCCTGCGCGTGGAATACGAGGACGGCTTCGGCCTGGCCCGCTCGTCGAACACGACACCGGTCATCGTCATGCGCTTCGAGGCCGAGACGCCGGCAGCCCTGGCGCGCATCCAGGGCCAGTTCCGCGACGTGATCCTGGCCGCCAAGCCGGACGCCGAGCTGCCGTTCTGAGGTGCCGGTACTGAAAGCAGCATGAACATCCTGCTGGTGCGCGTCTCCTCGCTGGGAGACGTGCTGCACAACCTGCCCATCGTGGCGGACATCCGCCGTCATTTCCCCGACGCGAACATCGACTGGGTGGTGGAGGAGGGCTACGTCAGCCTGGTGCGCTTGCATCCCCAGGTGCGCAACATCATCCCGTTCGCGCTGCGGCGCTGGCGCAAGCGGCTGGGCGACCGGGCCGTGCGCGCCGAGATCCGCCAGTTTTTCGGCACCCTGCGCCAGGTCGAATACGATTACGTGTTCGACACCCAGGGGCTGCTCAAGACCGGCATCATCATGGGCGCGGCGCGGATCGTGCGCGGCGGCCAGAAGGTCGGCCTGGCCAACGGCAGCGAGGGCTCCGGCTACGAGGGCATATCGCGCATCTTCCACAGCAAGAGCATTCCGCTCGACCCGCGCACCCACGCGGTCGCGCGCGGGCGCCTGGTCGTCGCGGCGGCGCTGGGCTACCAGGTCGACACGCCGGCCGACTTCGGCCTGCCGGAGGTGTCGCCGCACGAGCCGAAGCCGGCCTGGATGCCGGCCGAGCCCTATGCCGTGTACTTCCACGGCACGGCGCGCGACGCCAAGAAATGGGCCCCGGCCAACTGGATCGCGCTGGGGCAGGCGCTGGCGCCTATGCCCATCCTGCTGCCGTGGGGCTCGCCCAAGGAACAGGCCGAAGCGGAAACGCTGGCGGCCGGCCTGCCGAACGCACGCGTGCTGCCGCGGCTGTCGATGGCCGATGCCGTGCTGCTGGCGCGCCATGCCGCGCTGGCCGTCGGTGTCGACACGGGCCTGACGCATATCGCCGCCGCGTTCAGCCGGCCTGTGGTCGAGATCTACTGCGATTCGCCGCGCTGGAAGACGGAAGGCAACTGGTCGCCAAAGATCATCAACCTGGGCGACCAGGGCGCGCCGCCGTCCGCCGCCGAGGTGATCGCCGCGGCCCAGCGCCTGCTGCCCGCGCAATGACCAGGTTTCTCTACACGCTGGTGTGGTGGCTGGCGCTGCCGCTCGTGCTGCTGCGCCTGTGGCTGCGCGGCCGCCAGGAGCCCGGCTACCGCCAGCATTGGAACGAGCGTCTCGGCCTGTACGGTCGCCGTGCCGCCAACGACGAACCGCTGACGATCTGGGTGCATGCCGTGTCCGTCGGCGAAACCCGCGCGGCCGAGCCGCTGGTGGACGCGCTGCTCAAGCACTATCCGCGCGGCCGCATCGTGCTGACGCACATGACGCCCACGGGCCGCGCCACCGGCAGGAGCCTGTTCGGCAAGCACGGCGCGCGCGTCGTGCAATCCTATCTGCCGTACGACATCCCGGCGCTGGTGCGCCGCTTCATCCGCCATTTCGAACCGCGCCTGTGCATCTTGATGGAGACGGAAGTGTGGCCGAACCTGATCGCCGAGTGCGGGCGGCGCAAGGTGCCGGTGGTGCTGGCCAATGCCCGGCTGTCCGAACGCTCGCTGCGCAAGGCGCAAAAGCTGGGCGGGTTCATGCGCGATGCCGCCGGCGGCATCGGCCTGGTCGCGGCCCAGACGGAGGACGACGCGGCGCGGGTGCGCCAGCTGGGCGTGGCCAACGTGGCCGTCACCGGCTCCATCAAGTTCGACGTGGTGGTGCCGCCGGCCCTGGTGAACCTCGGCTCGCAGCTGCGCAACCAATTCGGCGTCGGCCGCCCCGTGCTGCTGTGCGCCAGCACCCGCGACGGCGAGGAGGCGCCGATCCTGGAAGCGTTCGACGCCGCGCTGGCGGCCGGCACGCTGCCGGTGGACACGCTGCTGCTGCTGGTGCCGCGCCATCCACAGCGCTTCGACGCGGTGGAGCTGATGGTGCGGGAGCGCTCGTTGCCAGTACAGCGCCGCTCGCAATTGACGGGCGGCGGGCGCGTCGCGCCGGATACGCGCGTCGTGCTGGGCGATTCGATGGGGGAGATGTTCGCCTACTATGCGGCCTGCGACGTGGCCTTCATTGGCGGCAGCCTGATGCCACTGGGCGGCCAGAACCTGATCGAGGCCGCGGCGCTGGGCAAGCCGGTACTGATCGGCCAGCACACCTTCAATTTCGCCCAGGTGACGGAGGATGCGCTGGCCGCCGGCGGTGCCGCTCGCGTGGCCGATGCAGTCGACCTGATGACGCAGGCCGGGCGCCTGCTGAACGACGCCGAAGAGCGCGCCCACGTGGGACGCAATGCGCTGGCGTTCGCCAACCAGCATCGCGGGGCCACCGCGCGCACGCTCGCACTGCTGCCTCCGCTAGCGGAGTAAAGCAAACCGGGGTCAGGTCTGGCAATCGGACATTTGTCCGATTGCCAGACCTGACCCCGTTTTTGGGCGATCGGTGCCTGTCCCCGGAGCTAACTACTCAGCCCCGTGCCAGCAGCAGCGCCGTGTACACCACCGGCACGCCGTTATAAGCCTGCTCCACCGTACCGGTCGCAACAAACCCGGCACTGCGATACAAACCCTGCGCGACCTGGTTGGAGGCGGCGACATTGACCCGTACGTCG from Pseudoduganella armeniaca includes the following:
- the waaC gene encoding lipopolysaccharide heptosyltransferase I; protein product: MNILLVRVSSLGDVLHNLPIVADIRRHFPDANIDWVVEEGYVSLVRLHPQVRNIIPFALRRWRKRLGDRAVRAEIRQFFGTLRQVEYDYVFDTQGLLKTGIIMGAARIVRGGQKVGLANGSEGSGYEGISRIFHSKSIPLDPRTHAVARGRLVVAAALGYQVDTPADFGLPEVSPHEPKPAWMPAEPYAVYFHGTARDAKKWAPANWIALGQALAPMPILLPWGSPKEQAEAETLAAGLPNARVLPRLSMADAVLLARHAALAVGVDTGLTHIAAAFSRPVVEIYCDSPRWKTEGNWSPKIINLGDQGAPPSAAEVIAAAQRLLPAQ
- a CDS encoding H-NS histone family protein is translated as MDLSNMSASELRQLQEQIGRELKKRETQDLQKAREQIFAIAQRVGLPLKDLIATGGRGKGSTVAARYRNPDDTTQQWTGRGRQPKWVKEWVDSGKAIDDLRI
- the waaA gene encoding lipid IV(A) 3-deoxy-D-manno-octulosonic acid transferase, translated to MTRFLYTLVWWLALPLVLLRLWLRGRQEPGYRQHWNERLGLYGRRAANDEPLTIWVHAVSVGETRAAEPLVDALLKHYPRGRIVLTHMTPTGRATGRSLFGKHGARVVQSYLPYDIPALVRRFIRHFEPRLCILMETEVWPNLIAECGRRKVPVVLANARLSERSLRKAQKLGGFMRDAAGGIGLVAAQTEDDAARVRQLGVANVAVTGSIKFDVVVPPALVNLGSQLRNQFGVGRPVLLCASTRDGEEAPILEAFDAALAAGTLPVDTLLLLVPRHPQRFDAVELMVRERSLPVQRRSQLTGGGRVAPDTRVVLGDSMGEMFAYYAACDVAFIGGSLMPLGGQNLIEAAALGKPVLIGQHTFNFAQVTEDALAAGGAARVADAVDLMTQAGRLLNDAEERAHVGRNALAFANQHRGATARTLALLPPLAE
- a CDS encoding phosphomannomutase/phosphoglucomutase — translated: MVSLSKSIFKAYDIRGIIDKTLDAGIARKIGHAFGLAAVARGEKSVVIGRDGRLSGPALAAALAEGLQSAGVDVIDLGVVATPMVYFGTNVLETKSGIMVTGSHNPPDYNGFKMVLAGEAIYGDAITGLYESIGRDEGKVAAQPGAYRTHDIRAAYLERIIGDVKVARPIKIAVDCGNGVAGAFAGDLYRGMGCEVIELFCEVDGNFPNHHPDPAHPENLQDLIRCLQETDAEIGLAFDGDGDRLGLVTKDGQIIYPDRQMMLFAAEVLSRNPGEQILYDVKCTRHLAPYIEKAGGKPLMYKTGHSLVKAKLKETGAPLGGEMSGHIFFKDRWYGFDDGLYAGARMLEILTKEQDPSALLNALPQSDSTPELHLHLNEGENFALMDKLRSDATFPGNRQIITIDGLRVEYEDGFGLARSSNTTPVIVMRFEAETPAALARIQGQFRDVILAAKPDAELPF
- a CDS encoding MraY family glycosyltransferase — protein: MFSFLVSFVASALLTLLVIKEVRLHGPALDADFHGVQKVHAHSVARIGGLSIFLAVGLSACISVWRVPAMTTWMLSLMACSACAFIGGIVEDYTGRVSAARRLILTMLAALLGYYLLDARIDRIDWVADAWPLPYIWLTLPLTVLAVAGIANAINIIDGFNGLASVVTICMLLSLGYVALQVNDMFVLVAALMVAGATAGFLIWNYPVGLIFLGDGGAYFIGFMLGELALLLVMRNPQVSTWYAALLLIYPAFETLFSVYRRMFIRGKSPAMPDGIHLHSLIFRRVVQWAVGRRDARALMRRNSLTSPYLWMFSLMAVIPATVFWSHTWVLMLFCCLFIISYVWLYVRIVRFKAPRWMIRHKRN